Sequence from the Prunus persica cultivar Lovell chromosome G5, Prunus_persica_NCBIv2, whole genome shotgun sequence genome:
GTCAACACTTATACCAGGCTAATGGCGAGGATATTTTCAGAGAGACCAGAGGGTGAGAAAATTTATATCAACTGTTACTGCCCAGGTTGGGTCAAGACTGCAATGACAGGTTATGCTGGGAATATTTCAGCTGAAGACGGAGCTGACACTGCAGTCTGGCTTGCCTTGCTTCCAGACCAAGCAGTAACAGGGAAATTTTTTGCTGAGAGACGGGAGATAAGTTTCTAAGGTAGTCTGGCTAAAGACTAACAGATTTTGTGAAGTACTTCAATTGCTTCATTATGGACTTCCTTTCCGCTACAGccaaaatgaaagtaaaagttgTAATGCAAAATATATCTTCAGCACTGCAATACGCCATGAGGGAATACCTCATGAATTCTGTTGAAGAACAGAGCCATCAACTCACTGTAGGATGTGATAGGATGGACGATCCAATGTTAGTGATGTCGACAAGGGTATGCCACATTCTTCTGTATCATCGGAAGCTCGAATCTTTAAGCACCGTTTTGTTCCCAATCTTGTTTACTAATTGGGACTAAGACTAGATTAAGTTGGGGAAGTCTTCACTCTAGTGATTGTTATGCCTCTGTTTCTTTCATTTAGGCTTACCTGTCAATGCAAGTGATTTTTCTTGGTGCATCTATGAACAAATTTGGTGTTGTGTTTGGAAATAACActtcttatttattattttggtcaaattCTGCTCTACCAGTCCTTGCTTCCAAGaacatttgaattttcttggTGTTTGAGATCTTTATTATACGTATGCGACAAATAAAAAGATTGTATGCCTAGCCACCAAAGAAACGTAGCAAAATCTATTCACACTAGAATTATGTCTTGGTGGAgccaaaatacaagaaatTCAACAAACTCAGATCAGATGAATCTTACTTGAAGTTTACTTTGTTTACTCCTTGGATTGCAATATTTATCATGTTCCCAAAAATTAACTACGACAATCAGTAATAAAATACAAGATCAAccaaagttttctttttggttagagaaaggaaaaaagactgaggaaaaacataaaaagttTTGGTCACGCTGCACATGAATTGATTTTTGATGTGTTGGGACCTTGGACCTAAAAGGGAAAACGTTGCAAAAATagaaggaagaaaggaaaGTAGACAactatattttcattcatgCTTTCTCCACCAAGCAGACTGGTGTTTATTCAGCTAGCTTCGATTGCCAACTGGCAATGGGTTGAGAGAGAAACTAACCAACTCCTGAATACACGGATCTTATTTGAGGAAAATAGCTAGATGATCTCTTGTGCTAAGGCTATGGCCCAAGGGAGGGGTTGGTTCCTAACATGATGCCATAACCATATGGACGAAGAAAGGCCACGACGCCATTGGGTGCACATGCCCTTGCATTGTTAGTGTCATGAAGCCCACCACTACAATCtcgcttctctctctctccctttttatctcgcttctctctctcccccttttCTTTGCGTTCCGTGATTGaacacacaacacaacagcattctaaaaacaagaaaagaaaatatggggAGCTTGAGAAGAAGCTTGATCAGCCTGCACCGAGCCCTCAAATCCGGCAATTCAATCTCGCCCACTGAAACCCTTCTCAGGTATTTCTCTGTTTGTTTGATTTCAGCCGTCGTTGTTAATAATAATTCGTAAAGCCGTTGGCTTTATTGTGAattggctttgattttgttgatggGTAATTTAATTTCGTTTCCAGGCCTCAATATGGGTATGGTTTGGTTCAGCGTTCTTATTCCATCGGCACCACCAGCAATCTCGATATCGACCTCTCGAACCAGGAGAGCAAGAGGCGCTTGTTCAACAGGTCTCTAACtctatcttcatcttcttccttttggtgttctcccttttttttttcttttttttctgaaacaaacatggtttTGGTTGCGAAACAGACTAATATATAGGAGCAAGCAGAGAGGGTTCTTGGAGCTGGATTTGGTTctgggcaaatgggtggaggaGCATATCCATTCCATGGATGAAAATGGAATTAAATCTCTTGTGGACGTCCTTGACCTGGTAAATTTCTTTCCATTGCTTTGATCATCTCATACCTACCCTGCAAAGTTTGCtgcttttttttgggtgtgctttcctttcaaatgattttttgttATTCTGTAACAAATACAGAGAATCATGTGCCGCATTCAACATTTGTTCTTTGGAATTTAAATAGCAAGtttgttaatatattttaaacaagCTTAGCTGCTAATATTTACTTGTCCTAACATCTACTGGATTCTAGTAATGCCTGGTGTGAGGTTATGTTCCATATAGAAGATAAGCTTAGATGTGCGTGTTCATGGTGATTCCCAGCATATGTTAGCACAGCATTTAAGGTCCTTCGTTTTTAATTTAggacttatatttttattaatctgAGCATTTAACTCACAACAGCCTAAGGGATCCAGCGCTTTTGAGAGTAGGCGTGGTTCTAGCTTCTTCAGTTATGGAATTATACTTTCTTGTCACTGTTTCTCAGTCTGTTTATTACACTTTTGAATAAGAGAATTAGAAAATTGACttggtttttttgggttgaattgTATGTATACCATCAGGAGTTTTCAAGCACTTGAAATCAAATAGTTTAGTAAGAAACATACAATGTTTTAAATCATTGGATTTTCATCATCCAACAGCTTCTCAAACAGCACAAATTCATCCTAGttgaaataacaaaatttataGTGTGTTAAGTAAATAGTATGCTTCTAATAACCTTTGAAATCTTATCTAGCACTGAGGGCATGATATATTCCCTATACATGTGCTTGATGTAAGCCAAGTTGGAGGTAAGATGCAAGGTGTTTCTGGTATTGATACTATGCAAGGTGTTGCCTTAGTTgaatggggagagagagacgtTTGCTCAACTTTTCATGTTCTTTTCTGATATCATGTTTCCCTTCTGCAGGAAAACCCATATCTGTGGAAGTGGTTAATTGGCCAGGAGCAACCCCCTGAGGCACTCAAGACTAATCCTGTGAGATATGATCTAAAAGTTTAGATTCCATTTATTGCTATATTATTCGTGTGATATAatctaaaatttaaacttcCAGTTCTTGCGATATTCTTCATGGATTCAGTTTTCATTCAAATGATCTGTTTTTGTAGGTTTTTACTGCAGTACGCAACAAGGTCTTGAACAACCTGAACAGCTACGCTGCTCCTGAGACACGGGCAACGCCTGGACAGCCATGGGTTAGAGGATGGGATGATATAAAGAAGGGCCAGGGCGGCCCTATAACCGGGAACCAGTAGTTCTGCCATCACCTTTTCAAGCTAAATTCCAAATAGCACGTTCATTTGTAATGAGTTTGCAACCATAAAATGTTTGAAAAGTTGCAATGCCTAGTCTTAATTTAAATAACAATGGCAATACAATAAAACGAAAAGGTATGAGTAGATGTCTTCTATCTCGTCTCATGAAATGCCCCATCGTTCTCATTTTAGATTGTAAAATAGTATATAATTCATACACTTAATCTGAGATTCTCGGTCAAGGATCTGCGtacttttcagtttttataatgaaagaaaataaagtttggTAATTTTCAAATGGCGTTGTTTACATATGGTGTGTTCTTTTCCTCCATAGGCATAGTTCATGGATCGAAGTCTAAAATGTAAAATGAACCAATCAATGGTTTGTGGTATAACTATAAATACCCGATAGAATTTGTGGGTGGAAGTGGAAATTTTGCATTCTAGCTGGCTACATATGAGAAAGTATCATATTCAGTGGGGATAACTTTCTGAATGGATTAAAATCCTGAACCTCACGGCTCTCGTTTCTCTGTAGCAATAACAGATGAACCCAAGAGAAGCATCATCAACAATGGCCTCTGCAACTCTACCCAAGTCCCcgtctttcctcttcttcctcctcctcctccttgtgATGCGCCTCAATTTCCCATTGATGTCGAAGACATTGGTAGAATCAGCCTCTGATGACCCAGCTCCAGCAGCATGGCCCCACCAATTCCACTCTGTGCTTTTCATGAACAACAGCAAGGGAGCTCTGCAAATTGTGGACCTCTGGTACGACTGGCCCAACGGCCGAAACTTCAACATAATCCAGAGCCAGCTGGGGAAGCTAACCTACGACCTGGAGTGGGACAATGGCACCTCCTTCATCTACACCTTGGACGCCAACAGAGAATGCAAGACCCTGCATTTCCCTGTTGGCATTCTCCGGCCCAATTGGCTTGATGGTGCTACTTATCTGGGTCAGCGCCACGTGGATGGTTTCCTGTGTAATGTGTGGGAAAAGGTTGACTTCATCTGGTACTATGAAGATGTCCTCACTAGGAGACCCGTCCACTGGGTCTTCTACACAGGTATACGATCATAGAACATCACCCTTTACCAATTTCagctttttgttgttgcttatTGGCATAATTTTATAACCCCTGTTGAAGGCTAAATTTTGCATTTGATGGTAACGTATTTGTAGCCGTTAGATTGACGGGTTCAACATTCTCTATTAGATTGTGTTCTCACTAATGGGAATTGTGTTCTCTATTAGggtgtttttcattttctttgatgATAATGGTTTATGGAATATGTAGGGTTTAATGCTCATGTGATGACATTTGAGGTGGGAGCTGTGCTTGGGGATGCCAAGTGGGAGGCTCCTGTTTACTGTTTTGGGGAGGAGGCTGAGGCAGAAAGGAGCAGGAGCAGGAGCTCTGTGCTTGAATATATGACAAGTCATCATTCTCATGGGAGTTCGATGAGAGCTGGTTTTCGTGCAACCTGAATGCCATTAGAATTAGCCAATGGCCATTTCTCTAGAGAAAGCTGGTTCTCTTGTGACATGTTTGAAATAGCTTTTGGGATGCAGCAAAGTGATTCTCGTTTATAATTTTAGTTGGCATTCTAGCAAACACTTGCAATATGATATGTTGCGAATGTGAATCAAACTTCTCGTCTGTGCTACTTGCAAAGCAAAAATTCTAACCATGACCACTGGTGCCAATAGTGCAAAAGAAACATCATGATGTAATGCTATGTTGCATAGGGTATGTCATCAAATTTTCGATCTATtctcacaggttgaaaaaccTCACTTAATCTGCTAACATAATATGTCAGACTATCGGTAAAAATCGTTGTTCGTATAACAATGTTTAGATCACAATGATCCGAGAAATATTCGCGGGCGGGCTTTTGAAAAATCTTGAAAATGTATATGTATTGGCCCATAGGCCAAGCAATTATGGGCTCTTTATCACAAcacaacccaacccaacccaacttatcttctttctttctttttcttttttattttcgtttGTTGAGTGATATACTACAGCGCCAATATGATACAAGCCGACGGCCGAGAATAGCTCGACACTTCTCTGAAATCCAGATAAATGGTCTCGATGAACCAAACAAATCCAACGCAACCCATTTGATCAATTTCCCGTCTCCATAATtgatcatttcaattttcgaTACagtgagaaaaaagaagtagGTTTTATACGCAAAATTCTGGAGCTGTGGGCCGTGGCCGAGTCTCTATAGGCAGTGCAATTGAAATGGTACGAGTTGTAGTCGTAGTAAACACAGAGAGGCAGTGAGATTGCAATAAAATCAAGGGAATGGTTATCGGGTCTGAGCCGGGTGGCGGGAGCTCAGATTCCTCAGGCGGATGGAGCGTGGCTCGTGGGTTAGTGGTGAAGACGCTGGTACTGATAGGTGGAGCTCTTGTGCTGAAGCGGCTTACAAAGTCCACCACCCGCTGGGACCATGCCCGCCTTGTTTCTCGTTCTATTTCCGGCGAGAAGTTCTCCAAAGACCAAGCAGCTAGAGATCCTGACCATTACTTCAACATCAGGTTGGTCCAAAAATCCAGTTTTTAAACTACCCAATTGTGCCAATTTGGTCCTTCATTTCttgttcaattcaattcagttcaattgggttttggtttgAGTTGTTTGTAGTTCattattgaataatattttggCATCTGTTGCAGGATGGTTACTTGCCCAGCAGCTGAAATGGTGGATGGTTCTAAGGTCTTGTATTTTGAACAAGTAAGCATAGTTCTACACCAAAGCCAgtaacttttttctttgctgTAGACTTTATTATTTGTGGCAAATCTAAGCTTAAATATGTGTGTTTTGTTAGGCTTTCTGGAGGACTCCTCAGAAGCCCTTTCGCCAGGTATGTTGTTGCCTTCAATTCTTACCTAACTTGcctggtattttttttttctctttagtgATTCTTAGTGCTACCTGTTTGCAGAGATTTTATATGGTGAAGCCTTGCTCCAAAGAGTTGAAATGTGATGTTGAGGTGAGCTTTTTAATCTCGTTTGCAGTTTAATTTGAAGAGCATGTTGTTAATGATCTTGTAATGTATTATGTGTAATTTGaacttctcttctttcattaaaaGACTAAAATTCCACCCCTCCCAACCCTTTTTGGAGAGCGTACATTTACGATGTCTATCTTAGATTTATTCATTAAGTAAATCATTACTAGAGCTCTTTTACTTCATACACACTAGCATGGGACTAGAATGTGAGATGTATCTTGGGATTCAGTAACTTTCTAATATTTTGAACTTCTCATTAATGAGCAGCTAAGCTCATATGCAATTAGAGATGCGGAGGAGTACAAGAATTTCTGTGATCGCTCAAAGGACCAGCGCCCCTTGCCTGAAGAAGTTATCGGGGTTAGTTTTTAGTCTCATAATCACATTAAACTCACGATCTTAGTTTGTCAATGCATACTTTTAGGTTCTCTGGTATCAGACATATTATGTATTATTGTGGCTTACAAATGCAGTTTAAAGTTCAGGTGTAGAAAATATTAAGATGAGTTTATAGCTGATTTTCAACTGGCTAGCATCAACCGGATAGAAGTTATTGCATCAAACCTTTCAGAGAAAGGATGTTACttcaaaatttaatctaaGATGGACTTGTTGAAAACTTCAGAATTTCACAAGGCTGAATTGTTTTTAAATGCTATAATTTGGGAAATGTAATTAGTACCATGGGACCCTtgatcttattttttttctgtgcTAACCTTGCCTATGAGGTCTGAGGCCCACTCTTGTGAGTAAGAACTTAAAATCATATTTATGCTTTGGAGTTGTTCTTTTTCCCGGGCATCAGATTCTCTGATTTTTAAGCATTTACATTTACAGACATAATTTCAagtatttattcaaatttaatcTGTCTGCAGGATATTGCAGAGCATTTGACAACAATACATCTGAGACGTTGTGAGCGTGGGAAACGCTGCTTATATGAAGGTTCAACTGCGCCTGGCA
This genomic interval carries:
- the LOC18776238 gene encoding succinate dehydrogenase assembly factor 2, mitochondrial → MGSLRRSLISLHRALKSGNSISPTETLLRPQYGYGLVQRSYSIGTTSNLDIDLSNQESKRRLFNRLIYRSKQRGFLELDLVLGKWVEEHIHSMDENGIKSLVDVLDLENPYLWKWLIGQEQPPEALKTNPVFTAVRNKVLNNLNSYAAPETRATPGQPWVRGWDDIKKGQGGPITGNQ
- the LOC18776514 gene encoding uncharacterized protein At4g14100 — translated: MNPREASSTMASATLPKSPSFLFFLLLLLVMRLNFPLMSKTLVESASDDPAPAAWPHQFHSVLFMNNSKGALQIVDLWYDWPNGRNFNIIQSQLGKLTYDLEWDNGTSFIYTLDANRECKTLHFPVGILRPNWLDGATYLGQRHVDGFLCNVWEKVDFIWYYEDVLTRRPVHWVFYTGFNAHVMTFEVGAVLGDAKWEAPVYCFGEEAEAERSRSRSSVLEYMTSHHSHGSSMRAGFRAT
- the LOC18776386 gene encoding chromophore lyase CRL, chloroplastic, which gives rise to MVIGSEPGGGSSDSSGGWSVARGLVVKTLVLIGGALVLKRLTKSTTRWDHARLVSRSISGEKFSKDQAARDPDHYFNIRMVTCPAAEMVDGSKVLYFEQAFWRTPQKPFRQRFYMVKPCSKELKCDVELSSYAIRDAEEYKNFCDRSKDQRPLPEEVIGDIAEHLTTIHLRRCERGKRCLYEGSTAPGSFPNLWNGAAYCTSELSILKNNEIHAWDRGYDGDGNQVWGPKEGPYEFKPAPASSTNDMFSSLNFPIQQSLEKRIEGSFVLQE